The following is a genomic window from Labeo rohita strain BAU-BD-2019 chromosome 11, IGBB_LRoh.1.0, whole genome shotgun sequence.
gcaaagaaaacaaaaatgactttattcaacgatTTCTTCTCTGCCGTGACAGTCTCCGCCGCAacgtatttcatcaaaaatatcttaatttgtgttacgaaggtaggtaattactgacagaattttcatttttgggtgaactatccctttagaaGGAATGTTTAAAATTGACTTAATTGTGATACAAATAATGTTACAATGCATAAAATCTAAACAATCTTAGTTTAGAATAGTAGAGAACAGTTttctgcaaaatataattaaaagttaaaagttacaaaaaaattattaaaattaaaagtttacaGCACCAATTTCTaattatattgaaaaaatatatccTTTCTTAAAAACACCTTCCAAAGCAGGCATCTTGAAGTGTGCATGTGTTATTTTATGCACGGTAAACAGGTAGATTATTGTGTAATGTCCATGATCATATAGAATGATACCGTGATTTTACCTGATCTCTATTTCCAATCATGGAATAAGGCAGTTCTCCTGTCATCAGCTCATACAGGACGATACCATACGAGTACACATCCGACTGAAAACTGTAAGGATTGTTGTCCTGCATCCGGATGACCTCAGGAGCCTAAAGAAACAACATCAGTATCATTTATGTTTCATGAAATATTACACTAAACACTATTTCTTACGTATAACTCGGGTTTTCATCAGGTCAAATGTCCAAACTTATtatctaaattaaatgtgaaaatatttttagaattttaaaaatgtgaatgtatATTGCTCTTCGATCATCAGCTTTTGTTCATGCAGCTCCATTAAATTAAGAGAAACAcaccaaatacatttttttaaagaaaagaaaaaaaataataagaaataaaaacaacataatgaCTAGCGTTCTCAGGTTTATAGTGTGAACATaaacagtcaaaccaaaatttatacAGACACGTTCAAAATTTTGCACATCATCACAGTATATTCACTATAGttcaaaaaattgtaataaaatatgacaagaactcagagttaaaaGTATACTTCACTTTTTACGCCTACTTGAGGGACAGCATACAGTGCGCGTGGCGCAAATTTCGTCATCAGAATAGTACGCGTGTACTGTATGTGCACCACCCGATTTTTGTAACCTCGTGTACTTTGTATTCACAGGTCGCACATGCGCATTTAAgttattttgcagtaatcagttgttccacaaggtggcaacactgtcGCGGGCCATTGTTTCACAGTACAAAACGAAACTAATGAGACAGAACAACAACATAGCAGagactgcaacaacaacagatgcTCACATTGGCAAGCGCTAGTGAGCGAAAGGGTTTGAGACAGCTCAGCTTTGGTTTAAAagagttcaaaaatatttgtttatcatCATAACTTATATACAGAATATAGAGCAGACTCGACATAGATGGAGCCGTGCATGTGTCGATCGTCGACTATATGTTGACTGGAGCATACTTTAAAAGGCCACATGTTCGACTGTACGCATATGTCAGCTGTTAAACTTAAGTACACAATTAGATAATACCAATTTCGGTCAAGCAGTTACCAAGCAATggttaattttgttcagtctgttgtgtaaaaaggttgcattacaaattaaagaaagaaagaaagaaagaaagaaagaaagaaagaaagaaagaaagaaagaaaaaaaaaaagaaagaaagaaagaaagaaagaaagaaagaaagaaagaaagaaaaaaaaaaaaaaaaacacctaaacagaacaaaacaaaaagtcaatttttggtcccaaattttttgcagttttactgtagtccactgtatgaagaatctttaattttttggtttaatatgTCAGTTTACTTTATGATGCTATCCTtgcttacataaatgaactatagtgtcctgcacccactagtattaaaaaataacaaaaaaataaaaaatccaaaattatatctggtgtctaaACAATTTTTAGTCTGACTGTATGTAATAAACaaacagtccaaacagctgataaaacccAAATATAACTCAAATATGAGTCCAAATTATCACTTCCTCTAGTGAAAAACTTTGTTCttataaacagtgcttgatctgtgcatatttctctcctgattcagataaaatggctttttcactggaggaaccATTATTATTGATAGAGGACTTGTATGGAGTTAAAAATGCCTTGATCTTTTCGTTTCTTGCAAACACACAACATTTGGGTTTACAAGACGTTAACTGATGTACTGGAGTTGTgcggattattgtgatgtttttaatcagctgtttggaccctcattctgacggcacccattcactgcagaggatccactgatgagcaagtgatggaatgctacatttcttcaaatctgatgaagaaacaaactcatctacatcttgaatggcctgagggtggggacattttcagcaaattttcatttctggttgAACCATTTCTTTAACACACCATCCACAGAATGGACCCAGACGGCTGCTCCACTCGATGAGAGCCGCTCCACCGCGCCTTCACCGTGGCCAGACCAAAATCACCGATCTTCACCGTCAACCCTTCATGCAGGAAGATATCTGAGCGTCCCGTTAAGGAAATTTATGACAGCTTAAACACTATATATGTTAGGGTGAGTATAAAACAACATGCTTCAGAAATAAACCTCCTCTATCGAGGCAACTGCAGCGGCAGTGGTTCACCACGTCAATCAGTGCAATACAAAAATAAGACgatgtaaaactgaaaaaaagttgtTCGTGAAAGATACTGTTTGACTTCATGTCTCTATGGATGATATTCTTCGCATGTAGGTAACTAGAAAACAAAAGACATGAAGAggtattaattcattttgattcTATATTCCTAGAGATTATATTCTTGTATATATTTGGCACTATCACCATGCTGGTAGAGAAAACCGTCAGACGTTAACTGACAAAACCACCACTGAGTTTACATATAAACACCCCCCTATGTTGTACTACTTTAAAACCTGGTCCCATTTCTATAAATAGCTGATGGTATCATGAGctcaaaatgcaaatttgttaCTGAAAATATACTATGCTGTCAAACACTGACTGCATGCTGTGCTCTGCAGTCTTAATTGTGTTACACTACAACTACCGCACATCTAAAACATTCAAGTGAAGCTTCTTTTGAACAAAGCCTGAAAGTATCAAATGCATCAGTaatcatatacactaccattcaaatgtttgggtcGGTGAgattgtttaatatttctgaaggaagtctcttctgcttgatcaaaaatacagtaaaaatggcattacaatttaaaataggttttctatgtgaatatatagtaaaatgtaatttattcctctgatcaaAAGTgtagttttcagcatcattactccagtcttcagtatcacatgatccttcagaaatcattcatagGCTGATTTGCTGCGCAAGAAACATTCctgattattaatattgaaaacagttgtactgacaaatatttttttgtggaaaacatgtgtgtacagttgaggtcaaaagtttacaccccctttcagaatctgcaaaatgttaattatttttcttaaaataagagggatcatacaaactgcatgatgttgtttatttggtactgacctgaattagatattttacatgtttacatacagcccacaagagaaaataatagttgaatttaaagaaaaaaaaaaacctgttcaaaagtttacatccccttgattcttaatactgcatAGTATTGCAGtaatatgcatgttttttttttccttctggagcatcagtaagcatttgaaccttctgtaaaatTTGCACATCAGTTGTCCtgttgtgaaaagatggatctcaaaatcatacagtcattgttggaaagggttcaaatacacaaaaatgctggaaaaccaaagaaattgtgggacctgaaggatttttctgaagaacagcggacagtttaactgttcaggacaaacaatggactcataaataactatcactaaacaaacaaacaaaaacaaacacacagctgtggatcattcaggtattaGGAATcaaagggatgtaaacttttgaatgggttcatttttataatttttttttataaattgaactattatttATGCATGCTCCATTGTTGAATATTACttatttcttcaaaaaattaaccccaaacttttgaatggtagtgtatattttcaCTGCCAACGctgttttagctggttttcaTTTTACATCACATGGCAAGCCAAAACAGTACCAAAGCtgtttattgtaattgtaatgtgtaatttgggttgcattttttttttccctgtgcaGTTTTATTTGAGGATGATGTCATGGCAAAGTGATTGGCATCTAAGTTCACTATCTTCTATCAATTGACTATTTAGGCCAAAACACTGTTGAATTCATTTGATGCACAGCCTTTgacatcaacaacaaaacagctgAGGTGAATTTTGTAAGTTGATATTGCCTGTAAATTTTCCTATCCCAACCATAAAAGACTATTTGGTTAGTTTTGTGTTATAATTTGCATTTAGCAAATAACAGTGTTTAGGGTTGCAACCCTCAGGGTTGAGAAACGCTGGTTTAGATCAGGGGCAGCCAACCATGCTGCAACACACCTGACTTTAAGGTGTGATCccaaaaactttaattagttGCTTCAGGTGTGTCCGATCAGAGCTGGACTCTGCAGGAGCAGGACTGGCCGCCCCGTACCTTCTTAAACTATGGTCAGTGAAAACTACGGCTACGGTTTTATGTATACTCTCTGAAACACTCACTCCATGCCCTGAGCTGTCTGTCTGGCAATGTCGATCAGCTGAAACATCTGAAAGTTGGTCTCTTGCACGTGCAAATGTTTGTAGAGGCTGCTTCCTTCACACCACTGCGTTACAATGGCCAGGTTTGTCTTGGTCATGTATcccataaataaaacaatattgacATGCCTCGTCTTCCTGTAACAATGATAAAGAAACAACTTCAGTTGTATGGCCAGTGGAGGCAGACTGCATGTTGAGTGTGTTTAACAGACTTTAGCACTGCATTAACATAAGAGAACGAGAACATTATAGTGTTATAATGTAAATGCTTCTCTCAAACTCGCTTTCTATgttatcaaattattttaatataaataatttcagtttttcctTTTGTGACTTACCTGAGAACAGCCACTTCATTGCGAAAGGCCTGTAATTGCTCCGGTGTGGGATTCGTGACCTTTAAAATCTTCACAGCAACATCACCTGAAAATtcataaaaacttgaaataaaataacttaaacttactaaaataaataggaTTGCTTCATATACAAGACTGTTGAATTGTAATGCGAAAGACACTCTTGTGTGATGGCTAATGGTATCTTGTTatgcaataaaaatgataataataataaaaaatgaagtattaataataataataataataataatagtaacaacaacagcaacaacaacaacattacaaattgacctaaattaaaaacattgacaatATAATAATTCTCCAACATTTTGTTATTACAGACCCACACataacatgtaaaaaaataaataaaaaataaaattaaataaaaaataaaataaataaaataatcattgcCACACATTAAGAATTCATTCCTActacttttttaaagtgttttaggTAAATTGTGgctaaattgtaataattcattccaatcatttattaatttgttaccTCACTGTAGTTAAATTATGGCCACGATTTACCTTAAttaaaatgagggaacaaaGTAATACAATGTGGCCATGACACAACATGACAAAGGAACTAAATACGCTATGGGAACGAACATGGCCATGGTatctttactttttttcccttgcATTTTGTGTCCAGATCCTATAATATATCTCAATATAtagttgttttattaattttgaaaatcGGAAACTCACTCCCACAACTATTTTACATATTACACAACCATTTaggaatgtttatttataaataatatagagacttaaattatttatttattttggaactTGTTGGGCACAGATCAAATTATTCATAACAAAACAGCTTCATAGagataaacacaaaacactcaAAGATATCATGTGTTTGATGCCATTGTAAAATAGCTATTATATGCACCCCTGCACACATGACAGTATGACCACacatcagctggaaaaaataaattaattaattaaaaaaaataataataaaaaaagatctcTTACCATGCCACTTCCCTTTGTACACTGTGCCAAAAGACCCTGAGCCAATCCTGGAGAGCAGAACCACCTCAGTGGCCTCAATCTCCCAATAGTAGCTGGAATCTCTCTTCTCTCGAGGACGCTAGTTACCAATAAACAGACCACTTGACCATTAGCTAACGTCCAATGAAGTAAATGTCATGTCATGTTTAAAAACGGTATTATGTTATAGTGAAATCATGTTAATCTagagtaaaaacaaataaatctaaaCTTTGAGCTGAAACAAATctgataataatttatttttttaggatttggATTCTGATTTTTCAAGCTAGCATGTCTCAAGCAAAAGTTAAAGAAATGTGGACATTGCTTGCACTTACGATGCGTTTTTCCTGAGTGTTAGTCGAATGCGCTTTCTCCCTGTGAGCTGGAGCCGGAGTTTTGGACCATTCCGTCGGGCTTTGATTTTGAGGGCTTCCTGTGAATgataaaacgtaaaaaaaaaaatacattccaGCCTTAGCTTTGCAATTAAAtatctgagggaaaaagtctGAAAACCCCCTTACCTGATTCATCTCGCCCTAAGGCTTCCTATGAATAAAGAAGGAAGTGCTATTTTAACATATGGAAAATTTGAGAGAAGATACAATAACAGTTCAGGCTCCTGATTTTAGGATAGAAAAGTGAGCTCTGGTGTATCACCTGATAAGCAGCTTCATCGACCGGCTGGGTGGTGCTCACCATGTGGACGTTGGGGGTGGATGTGGACAACACTTTATGACTGAGAGAAACCCCAGGGGACGGAATAGGAGTGATGTAGTTTAAAGCATTTGGCGTTGAGTATCTGTGATAGGGGCTGGAGAAGTATTTGCACGTCAGTCAAGTCTCAGCATGCGCTCACACTATGTAGTGTTAGTCTTCTGAAAGGGCTTTGAATGAGTTCAGTCCAAGATCTGTGTACATTTGCTTCTTTCATAGAACAATGTCTTCATAACTTAAAACTTTCAAACTTAGTAAATATTATAGAGTGCTCCAGGATGGTGTATTTTGGTAGGACAAATCGCAGAAACAAGTTGCATATCAGCACATTCAGTTACATCGTTCTGAGGTCAGTGGGTTTTCTAActgatttttgatttaaaaaagtaagtttttttttttttttttccccacagagct
Proteins encoded in this region:
- the raf1b gene encoding RAF proto-oncogene serine/threonine-protein kinase, giving the protein MDHIQGAWKSVSHGFGCKDSVFEDSCMSPTIIKNFPYRRLSDDGRIPDSKTSSTIRVYLPNKQRTVVNVRPGMTLRNCLIKALKVRGLQPECCAVFKLHREHTFKKLRMDWNTDSTSLVGEELLVEVLDHVPLTTHNFVRKTFLKLAFCDICQKFLLHGFRCQTCGYKFHEHCSTKVPTMCVDWSNIRQLLLFPTPGENGTPSLPPLSSRRMQNSKFSFSPYHRYSTPNALNYITPIPSPGVSLSHKVLSTSTPNVHMVSTTQPVDEAAYQEALGRDESGSPQNQSPTEWSKTPAPAHREKAHSTNTQEKRIRPREKRDSSYYWEIEATEVVLLSRIGSGSFGTVYKGKWHGDVAVKILKVTNPTPEQLQAFRNEVAVLRKTRHVNIVLFMGYMTKTNLAIVTQWCEGSSLYKHLHVQETNFQMFQLIDIARQTAQGMDYLHAKNIIHRDMKSNNIFLHEGLTVKIGDFGLATVKARWSGSHRVEQPSGSILWMAPEVIRMQDNNPYSFQSDVYSYGIVLYELMTGELPYSMIGNRDQIIFMVGRGYLTPDLSKLYKSCPKAMKRLVADCIQKSKDDRPLFPQILSSIELLQHSLPKINRSASEPSLHRASHTEDINVCTLALSSAFK